Proteins encoded by one window of Thermococcus sp.:
- a CDS encoding FprA family A-type flavoprotein, translated as MVNVRVEKLCTDPELYIIRVDDDDIKYFEATWDIPEGITYNAYLMKLDNAVVLFDTVKADYADLFLDALKKLIDPKGITHVIVHHTEPDHSGALPKLLEENGYRAQVIGTTFARNLLQGFYGEEVVKNFKIVKDGEEMKIGGKTFRFITVPWLHWPDTMITYVVEDRLIFSCDAGGGYGIPETIDDSDEKVIEEYLPYVTKYIVTVIGHYHKYIVQNINKLKKLGIVDDAKMILPGHGLAWCKNPRRIFEYYERVGAGVPTKDKVLVVYDSMYGFVERRMEIVIDELKKLGKKPVVYRFTDKEAPAVSDILGEVPDSEAIIMGASTYEAEIHPRIRYALFEILDKANYEKPVLIVGAFGWGGVAAKKIETLISRSKFDLVETVESKGRPTKEDEERLREAVRKLVEWAG; from the coding sequence ATGGTGAACGTCAGGGTTGAAAAGCTCTGCACAGACCCGGAGCTCTACATAATCAGGGTTGACGATGATGATATTAAGTACTTCGAAGCAACGTGGGACATCCCGGAGGGCATAACCTACAACGCCTACCTCATGAAGCTCGATAACGCCGTTGTACTTTTTGATACAGTGAAAGCCGACTACGCAGACCTCTTTCTCGATGCTCTGAAAAAGCTCATCGACCCGAAGGGGATAACTCATGTCATAGTCCATCACACCGAGCCAGACCACAGCGGAGCGTTGCCAAAGCTCCTCGAGGAGAACGGCTACAGAGCTCAGGTGATAGGTACTACCTTCGCGAGGAACCTTCTCCAAGGCTTCTACGGTGAGGAGGTCGTTAAGAACTTCAAAATTGTCAAGGATGGCGAGGAGATGAAGATAGGAGGAAAGACCTTCCGCTTCATAACGGTTCCGTGGCTCCACTGGCCGGACACCATGATAACCTACGTCGTGGAAGACAGGTTAATATTCAGCTGTGACGCCGGCGGTGGCTATGGCATTCCTGAGACGATAGACGACAGCGACGAGAAGGTAATCGAGGAGTATCTGCCCTATGTCACCAAATACATCGTTACTGTTATAGGGCACTACCACAAGTATATTGTCCAGAACATTAACAAGCTTAAAAAGCTCGGCATAGTTGACGACGCGAAGATGATTCTGCCCGGCCATGGCCTTGCATGGTGCAAGAACCCGAGGAGGATTTTCGAATACTACGAGCGCGTCGGTGCGGGCGTTCCGACCAAGGATAAGGTTCTGGTTGTCTATGATTCCATGTACGGCTTCGTCGAGAGGAGGATGGAGATAGTAATTGATGAACTCAAGAAGCTCGGCAAGAAGCCGGTTGTCTACCGCTTCACCGACAAAGAAGCGCCGGCCGTTAGCGATATCCTTGGGGAAGTGCCGGACAGCGAGGCGATAATCATGGGGGCATCGACCTATGAGGCTGAGATACACCCACGCATAAGATATGCCCTCTTTGAGATACTTGACAAGGCCAATTACGAGAAGCCCGTTCTAATCGTCGGTGCCTTCGGCTGGGGCGGAGTTGCGGCGAAGAAAATAGAGACGCTGATAAGCAGGAGCAAGTTCGATTTGGTTGAAACAGTTGAGAGTAAGGGAAGACCGACCAAGGAAGACGAAGAGAGGCTCAGAGAAGCCGTGAGGAAGCTCGTCGAGTGGGCTGGTTGA
- a CDS encoding methyltransferase domain-containing protein, whose product MKMPFNPAFADQLDSPERRRALPIKEILRYILSLPVGREVAVDIGAGTGYLTIPLSWVFRKVYAVEANPKMAKLLEKRLSERGITNVEVIISEKPPEISERPDLVSFSLSLHEIEGWKNYLYWSSRAEYILIIEWCVDSPKGPPREEKIPREELINLKGFKLVLSRVRFPYYLVILRTGSI is encoded by the coding sequence ATGAAAATGCCCTTCAATCCGGCCTTCGCGGACCAGCTTGACAGCCCCGAGAGGAGAAGGGCCCTCCCGATAAAGGAGATACTGCGCTACATCCTCTCCCTTCCGGTCGGGAGGGAAGTTGCTGTTGATATTGGAGCGGGAACAGGTTATCTGACAATTCCTCTTTCATGGGTCTTCAGGAAGGTCTACGCGGTCGAGGCCAATCCCAAGATGGCCAAACTCTTAGAAAAGAGGCTGAGCGAGAGGGGAATTACAAACGTTGAGGTAATTATCTCGGAAAAACCTCCTGAAATCAGTGAAAGACCTGACCTTGTGTCCTTTTCCCTCTCGCTCCATGAAATTGAAGGGTGGAAAAATTACCTCTACTGGTCCTCAAGAGCGGAATACATCCTTATAATAGAGTGGTGTGTGGATTCCCCAAAGGGCCCGCCAAGGGAGGAGAAAATCCCGAGGGAAGAGCTCATAAATCTAAAGGGCTTTAAGCTGGTTCTCTCTCGGGTCAGGTTTCCCTACTACCTTGTCATACTAAGAACCGGCTCGATTTAG
- a CDS encoding NAD(P)H-dependent oxidoreductase has translation MKVKIILGTGRDGRESERVAKYLTEKARELGFESELIDVRDYPLCYTHRWKVPPEVERYRKKIIEADALVIVAPEYNGGFPGELKILLDTLFEEYEGLPVGIVTVSSVTGGARLLQELKLLATNYRMLPISWVLFYNVGELFDGKELKDEKYRERVERFFGRLKKYALALKPIRDEVRRGLQ, from the coding sequence ATGAAGGTTAAGATAATCCTCGGAACGGGAAGAGATGGAAGGGAAAGCGAGAGAGTTGCAAAATATCTCACAGAAAAAGCGAGGGAGCTTGGGTTTGAGAGCGAGCTGATAGACGTTAGGGATTACCCGCTCTGCTACACCCACCGCTGGAAGGTCCCGCCGGAGGTGGAGAGATACAGAAAAAAGATTATCGAGGCCGATGCCCTCGTCATCGTTGCCCCCGAGTACAACGGCGGTTTTCCAGGGGAGCTCAAAATCCTGCTTGATACTCTCTTTGAAGAGTACGAGGGGCTTCCTGTTGGTATCGTCACCGTTTCGAGTGTCACCGGTGGAGCGAGGCTCCTCCAGGAGCTCAAGCTCCTCGCAACGAACTACAGAATGTTGCCCATCTCATGGGTGCTGTTCTACAACGTCGGCGAGCTCTTCGATGGGAAAGAGCTCAAGGACGAAAAGTACCGTGAAAGGGTTGAGAGGTTCTTTGGAAGGCTTAAGAAATACGCCCTGGCCCTGAAACCCATACGAGATGAGGTCCGGAGGGGGCTCCAATGA